CTCAGCCACCCCGGCGGCTACACGGCCGCCAACGCCTACGTCGGCGAGGCGGTCAAGCGCACCGGCTCCACCACCGGCACCCACAGCGGCAAGGTCACCGCCCTGAACGCCACCGTCCGCTACTCCGACGGCGGCACCGTCAGCGGCCTGATCCAGACCACCGTCTGCGCCGAGGGCGGCGACTCCGGCGGCCCGCTCTACGACGGCAGCAAGGCCCTCGGCCTGACCTCCGGCGGCAGCGGCAACTGCACCACCGGCGGCACCACCTTCTTCCAGCCCGTCACCGAGGCCCTCTCCGCCTACGGGGTCTCGATCTACTGACCCGCCCCGCCCCCACAGGTGCCCACCGGAGCTCCCCGACCACGGCTCCGGTGGGCACCGGCGCGCTGTCGGCGGGTCAGCGGATCGAGACCCCGCGGGCTTCGCCGCGATGTACCTGCGGGCGGCCCAGCACTGCCTGCGCCGGGGCTGCCCGCTCAGCTACTGCTGACGCCCGCTCAGAGCGCCGCGGCCAGCCGGGTGCCCTGGTCGATGGCGCGCTTGGCGTCGAGTTCGGCGGCCACGTCGGCGCCGCCGATCAGGTGCGGTTCGACGCCGCGTTCGCGCAGGGCGTCGAGCAGGTCGCGGCGCGGCTCCTGCCCGGCGCACAGCACCACGGTGTCGACGGGCAGGACCTGCTCCTGGCCGTCGACGGTGACGTGCAGGCCGGCGTCGTCGATCCGGCGGTACTCGACGCCGGGGACCATCAGCACGCCGCGGTGGCGCAGTTCGGTGCGGTGGATCCAGCCGGTGGTCTTGCCGAGCCCGGCGCCGACCTTGCCGGCCTTGCGCTGGAGCAGGAAGACCTGGCGCGGGCCGGCGGGCCGCTCGGGGGCGGCCAGGCCGCCGGGGGAGGTGTGCTCGCGGTCGACGCCCCACTGGGCGAGGAAGTCGGGGCCGTCCGCGCCCGGGTCGGTGAGGTACTCGGCGACGTCGAAGCCGATGCCGCCCGCGCCGATCACCGCGACCTTCCCGCCGACCTTCGCCCCGTCGCGCAGCACGTCCAGGTAGCCGAGCACGCTGGGGTGGTCGACGCCGTCGATCTGCGGGGTGCGCGGGGTGACGCCGGTGGCCAGCACGACCTCGTCCCAGCCGGTCAGCTCGTCCGCGCCGACGACCGCGCCCAGGCGCAACTCGACGCCGGTGCGGGCGAGTTCGTGCCGGTAGTAGCGCAGCGTCTCGTCGAACTCCTGCTTGCCGGGGACCTGCCGGGCGACGTTCAGCTGCCCGCCGACCTCGGTCGCGGCGTCGAACAGGGTGACGTGGTGGCCGCGGTCGGCGGCGGAGACGGCGAAGGCGAGGCCGGCCGGTCCGGCGCCGACCACGGCGATCCGCTTGGCCCGGCGGGTGGGGGCGAGGACGAGCTCGGTCTCGTGGCAGGCCCGCGGGTTGACCAGGCAGGAGGTGATCTTCGCGTTGAAGGTGTGGTCGAGGCAGGCCTGGTTGCAGCCGATGCAGGTGTTGATCGCCTCGGGGGTGCCGGCCGCGGCCTTGTTGACGAAGGCGGGGTCGGCGAGCATCGGCCGGGCCAGCGAGACCAGGTCGGCGTGCCCGGTGGCGAGCAGTTCCTCCGCCAGGTCGGGGGTGTTGATCCGGTTGGTGGTGACCAGCGGGACGCCGACCTTGCCCATCAGCTTCCTGGTCACCCAGGCGAAGGCGCCGCGCGGCACCGAGGTGGCGATGGTGGGGATCCGGGCCTCGTGCCAGCCGATGCCGGTGTTGATGATGGTCGCCCCGGCCGCCTCGACCTCCCGCGCGAGCCGGACCACCTCGTCGAAGGTGGACCCGCCGGGGACCAGGTCGAGCATGGACAGCCGGTAGATCAGGATGAAGTCCGGCCCGACCCGCTCGCGCACCCGCCGGACGATCTCGACCGGGAAACGCATCCGGTTCTCGTAGGAGCCGCCCCACTCGTCGGTGCGGTGGTTGGTCTGCGCGGCGGTGAACTCGTTGATCAGGTAGCCCTCGGAGCCCATCACCTCCACGCCGTCGTACCCGGCGGAGCGGGCGAGTTCGGCGCAGCGCGCGAAGTCCTCGATGGTCCGCTCGATCTGCTCGGCGGTCAGCTCGTGCGGGACGTACGGGCTGATCGGGGCCTGCAGGGCGGACGGGGCGACCAGGTCCTCGTGGTAGGCGTACCGGCCGAAGTGCAGGATCTGCAGGGCGATCTTCCCGCCCGCGGCGTGCACGGCGTCGGTGACGGCGCGGTGCTCGGCGGCCTCGTCCTCGGTGGTGAGCTTGGCGCCGCCGCCCCAGGGCCGGCCGGCCTCGTTGGGGGCGATGCCGCCGGTGACGATCAGGCCGACGCCGCCGCGGGCGCGCTCCGCGTAGAAGGCCGCCATCCGCTCGAAGCCGTGCTCCGCCTCCTCCAGGCCGACGTGCATGGAGCCCATCACCACCCGGTTCGGCAGGGTGGTGAAGCCCAGGTCGAGCGGGGCCAGCAGGTGGGGGTACGCAGCAGTCATCGACGCCTCCGGTCAGGATTTGTTACCCAACGGTAGGGCGCGGCGGACCAGCTGTGCAACTAGTTGCAAAAACGTGAGCGGGACTACAGTCGTGCCATGAGTACGGACGAGGCGAGCGTGCGGATCGACAGCTGGATCTGGGCGATCCGGCTGATCAAGACCCGCTCGGCAGCGGGCGCGGCCTGCCGGGCCGGGCACGTCAAGGTGAACGGGGCCACCGCGAAGCCCGCGCAGCACGTCAAGCCGGGCGACGACGTCCGGGTCCGGGTCGAGGGCCGGGAGCGGATCGTCCAGGTGGTCCGCCCGATCGCCAAGCGGGTCGGCGCCCCCGTCGCCGAGACCTGCTACGTCGACCACAGCCCCCCGCCGCCGCCCCGCACCGAGCGCCCGGCCGCCGTCGCCCAGCGCGACCGCGGCGCCGGGCGCCCGACCAAGCGCGAGCGGCGCGACCTCGACAAGCTCAAGGACGGCTACCGCCCCTACTTCTGACCGCCCGCACTTCTGACCGCCCGCACTTCTGACCGCCCCCGGCCCGCCGCCCCCGGTTGCCGCCTACGCCTCGGCGGCCTTCTCCTTGGCGATCCGCACCTGCTCGGCGAACTGCTCGGCGGAGATCCGCTCCACCGAGGCCCCGTACTTCGCGGCCAGTTCGTCGGCGGGCCCGGCCTGGTGCTCGACCAGGTCGACCACCAGCAGCGCCCGGCCGTTGCCGACCCGCGAGGAGAGCACGATCAGGCCCGCGCCGCCGTCGGTGATCTCGGCCTGCTCGGCCGCGTTGCCGATCGCCGCGCCCGCCGCGAAGCCCAGCAGCACGCCGATCGGCCCGCCGAGCAGCCCGACCAGGCCGCCGACCAGGCCGGAGCCGACGGTGGGGACGCCCGCGCCGCGGATGTGGCTCTCCGGGATGTCGACGATGCCCTGCTCGTCGCGCTCCAGCACCGCGACCTGCCGGAGTCCGGGCAGGTGCATCGCGTCCTCGTAGGCCAGGCGGCACTGCGCCCGGTCGTCGAAGCCGAGCAGCAGCACGTTGTGGTGGTGGTCGCTCATCGCGGTTCCCTTCGCCCTCGCCGACGGTCGTCCCGCCCCGGCGCCGCACCGGACGCGGCACGCGCCCATCCTGCCCGCGCCGCCCGGACCCATGCCCGCGCCGCGCCGCGGGGCCCGGGCGGAGGCGGCCGGCCGCACCGCCGGGCCGGGGCGCCGGGCGCGCGATAATGGACCCCATGGCCCGCCGACGCACCCCCGCCCCCGCCGCCCCCGCCGACTGCCCGTGCGGCCTGCCCGCCCGGTACGCCGACTGCTGCGGCCGCCTGCACCGCGGCGAGGCCGCCGCGGGCAGCGCCGAGCAGCTGATGCGCTCCCGGTTCAGCGCCTTCGCGGTGCGCGACGAGCCGTACCTGCTGCGCTCCTGGCACCCGGACACCCGGCCCGCCGAGGTGGACTTCGACCCGGCGCTGCGCTGGGAGCGGCTGGAGATCCTCGGCGCGGGCGAGGGCGGCCCGTTCCACACCGAGGGCACCGTCGAGTTCCGCGCCCACTACCGGGAGGGCGGCCGGGCCGGCTCCCTGCACGAGCACAGCCGGTTCGTCCGCCACCAGGGCGAGTGGGTCTACCTGGACGGCGACGTCAAGTCCTGACGCCCCGTCAACTCGCCTCCACCGGGCGGCGGTCGGGCTTCGACGGGCGGCCGGCCGTCAGGGGGCGACGTCCACCAGGACCTTGCCCACCGCGCGGCCCTCGACCGCCCGGTGCGCGTCGGCGGTGCGGTCGAGGGGGAAGCGGACCAGCGGGAGGCCGTGCTCCTCGCCGACCGGCAGGGCGCCGTCGCGCACCGCGGCGGCGACGTCCTCGACGGCCGCGGCCCGCGCCCGGGGTCCGGCCGTGTAGAGCACCAGGAACTGGAGGCGCGCGTTCAGCACCATGGTCCGCGGCACGTCCAGTTCGACCGGCCGGCCGCCGTCGTTGGCGTAGGTGGAGATCGTGCCGCGGGTCCGCAGGACGGCCAGGTCGAGGGCGAGGTTCGCGCCCAGGGCCACCTCCGCGACGAGGTCGACGCCCTGCGGGGCGATCCGGCGGATCTCGGCGGCCGGGTCGCCCCGGCGGTAGTCGACCACGTGGTGGGCCCCGGCGGCGGTGGCCAGCCCGGCCTTCGCCGGGCTGCTGACCGTGCCGACCACGGTGGCACCGGCCCATCGGGCGAGCTGGATCACCGCGTGCCCGACCGCTCCGGCCCCGCCCGCGGCGAGCACCACCTTCCCCTCCAGCGCCCCGGGCCGCAGCCGGTCCGGCCCGTCCTCGGCGACGGTGAGCGCGCGGTGCGCGGTCAGCGCGGGGACGCCGAGCGCGGCGCCGAGGTCGAACCCGGCCCCGTCGGGCAGCGGCACGGCCTGTTCGGCGGGCACGACGGTGAACTCGGCGGCGGTCCCGGTGGGGCGCCCGGCGGCGGCCATGAACAGCCAGACCCGCTGGCCGACCCGGCCGCGGTCGACGCCCTCGCCGACGGCGTCGACCGTGCCGGCCCCGTCGAGGTGCGGGGTGACCTCGGCGAAGCGCTTGGGGTGGCCGATGCCGGAACGCGCCTGCCAGTCGGTCGGGTTGACCCCGGAGACGGCGACGCGCACCCGGACCTCGCCCGGGCCGGGCTCGGGCCGGTCGCGGTCGACGAGCCGGAGGACGTCGGGGGCACCGGTGTCGCGGTAGACGATGGCTTTCATGATCCGTCCTGGGGAGCTGGTCCAGCGGGGCAGGGGGCGGCCGGGTCGGTTCCGGTCAGCCGATGGGCACGTCGGTGGAGCGGGACGCGATGCCGTCGAGGGCGGCGAGGGCCGCGGCGTCGAGGGTGATCGCGCCGACCGCGAGGTTGGCCTCCAGGTGGGCGGCGTCGGCGGTACCGGGGATCAGCAGGACGTTCGGGGCGCGGTGCAGCAGCCAGGCGAGGCCGACCTGGGACGGCGTGACGCCCAGGGACTCGGCCACGGCGTGCACCGCCGGCTCGTCGGTCGCCTTGGGCAGGCCGGGGAAGGACCCGCCGAGGGGGAAGAACGGCACCCAGGCGATGTTCTCGGCCGTGCACAACCGCAGCAGGTCCTCGTCCTGCCGGGAGACGAGGCTGTAGGCGTTCTGCACGCAGACGACGCCGGCGGGCAGGGCGCGGCGCAGGCCGTCGAGGGTCACGCTGCTCAGGCCGATCGCGCCGATCTTGCCCTCGTCGCGCAGCGCGGTCATCACCGCGAGCTGGTCGTCGAGGTCGACGACCTGGTCCCCGTCGGGGCGCAGTCCGGGGCCGGTGTCCAGCCGGCGCAGGTTGACGACCTCCAGCCGGTCGGTGCCGAGGCTGCGCAGGTTGTCCTCGACGCTGGCGCGCAGTTGCTCGGGGCGCTGCGCCAGGCGCAGCGGCAGGCGCCCGCCCGGGTCGGGGTCGGCCCCCACCTTCGTGACGACCAGGACGCCGTCCTCGGGGCGCAGCGCCTCGCGGATCACCTCGTTGGCGAACCCGAAGCCGTAGAACTCGGCGGTGTCCACGTGGTCGACGCCCAGCTCGACCGCCCGGCGCAGCAGCGCGACGGCCTCGTCGCGGCGGCCGTGCAGGCGCTCCAACTGCAGGGCGCCGTAGCCGATCCGGGAAACGGTGCGGGTGGCGAACCGGGCGGTCCCGATGGTCATGACGCCGTCTCCTCGTCCGTGGTGCGCAGGGCGGTGTACAGCAGTTCGGCCTGGTAGAGCGCCATGACCCGGTGGGCGATCGGCGCGGCGAGCTCGCGGGCCCGGTCCGGCTCGTGGTGCTCGACCTTGACGAGCCAGGCCGTGACGCAGTCGTGCAGCATCGTGCGCATCCGGTCGGTCGCGTCGACGATGATGTCGCGGACGGCCGGGTCGGTGGTCGCCTCGCTCCAGGTCTGCACGCCGACCCGGGCCTCGGCGGGGTCGATCGCGGCGGTCAGGCGGGAGAGCAGCTCGTCGGGGCCGGGCGGGACGTCGGCCGCGGCGTACTCGCCGATGGTTCCGGCCCGTCTGGAGAGCATCTCGCGGGCGGCGGCCCGGACCAGTTCGGCCTTGTTGCGGTAGTGCGCGTAGATCGAGCCGACCGACAGCCCGGACTCGGCGGTGATGTCGGCGATCGAGGTCCGTTCCAGGCCGTTGCGGCTGAAGCAGCGCACGGCGGCCTCGGCGATCTGGGTACGCCGGAGTTCCTTGCGCGCGTCGGTGAGCCGGGGCACCGCGCCTCCCACAAAAAGAATGACGGTTCTGCTTGCACCGCAGACACTAGCAGAACCGCTGTTCTTTTTGCGCTCGCTAGGAGAACTGAGGTTCTCTTTGTGCCGGAGGAGCCCCGCCCGCCAGCCGGTGTTTGAGGGCGAGCAGCGCCCCGCCCGGGCCGCGCGGCCGCAGCCAGCCGGTGTCGGTCCGGTCGACCGCCCCGAACCGGTACTTGTACGGTTCGGCACCGCGCAGGAAGTCGAAGGTGCGCACGCCCTCGGCCGCGCAGTCGCGGAGCGCCGCGTCGACCAGCGCGGTGCCCAGCGAGTCGGCGGCGAACCGCGGGTCCCAGCCGGTCTGGTAGTAGGCGAACCGGTCGGCCCAGCGGAAGCCGTACAGCACGCCGACCACCTCGCCGCGGCAGCGGGCGAGCTGGAAGGCCGGGCCGCGGCCGGGCGCGGCGCCCTGCACCAGCAGGCGGTGCAGCGGCAGCCGGTCGGCCCCGAAGCTGCTGGCCCCGCCCGCGGCGGCCGCCCGGCGCAGCCGGTGCAGTCGCAGCAGTTCGTCCAACAGCCCGGCCGCCAGGGCGGGTTCGGTGCTGCCGGGCGGCAGCCAGTGGAAGTCGACCCCGGCGGCGGCGAGCCGCCGGCGGGCCCGCCGGTTGGCGGCCCGGAAGTCCCGCGAGCCGAGCCGGTCGGGCCCGTCGGCCAGGTCCGCGCGCGGGCAGGCGGACCGGGCGACGGGGCGGGCGCCGACCGGCGGCAGGTCCGCGTGCGCGGCGTCCAGGTTCGGCAGCCAGAGCGTCTCGCGCCGGGCCCGGCCGGCCAGCCAGGCGGCCACCTCGGCCCGCCGGTGCGGGCGGACGGCGGGCCCGCAGTGGTCGGCGGCCCCGGGCCCGGACCCGAGCAGGGTGAGCACCGGCAGCTCGACCGGCACCCGCCGGTGCACCCGCAGCCGGGCCGCCCCGAGCGGCAGCACCGCCTCGGCCCGCCCGTCCGGGCCCCGCCACACCGCGATCTCCCCGGCCTGCCCGACCCCCAGCGTCCGCCACCAGGCGAGCACCCAGTCCGGCCCGGCGAACCACGATCCGTCCGGGTCCTGGGCCACCAACTCCCGCCAGTCGTGCACGAGTTCGCCGTCCAGCTCGGGTGTGCGATGGATCTCCGGCACTTCCCCGCCCCCTCTCGTCCCGGTGCCGTTCAGCTGCCGCCGCGCAGCCGGTGCACGGCCGGGTGCAGTCCGGACAGGATGGTGTCGAAGCGGTCCCGGCCGGTGTGCGAGTTGACCCGCAGGCGGCTGATCCGCAGCCGGTGGGCCGGGGCCAGGTCGGCGTGCCGGTGGTCGAAGAGGAACCCGGTGCGGTAGCCGAGGGTGCGCAGCACCCGGTCGGCGCGCGGGTCGTAGTTGCCGTTCGGGTAGGCGAAGGAGGTCGGCGGGCGGCCGGTCAGTCCGGTCAAGCTGTCGTGAGCGCCGACGAGTTGGGCGTCGAGGTCGGCGTCGGTGCAGCGGTCCAGGCAGGGGTGCGAGGCGGTGTGGCTGCCGATCGCCAGCCCGGCGTCGGCCAGGGTCCGCAGTTCGGTGCCGCTCAACTGCCGCTGCCGGGGCGCCGGCCGGGCCGCGGTGGCACGCAACTCGGCGAGGGCGCGCCGCCGTTCGGGGTCGGTCAGCGACTTGAGGCGGCGGACGGCGGCGGTCGGGCCGAGCCCGCGCAGCGGTTCGGCGCGGGCGCCGTGCGCGACCAGGTGGGCGGCCTCGGTCCACCAGTACGGGTGGTCGCTGTCGATCAGGTCGGTGATCACGTAGACGGCGGCGGGGATGCCGAGCCGGGCCAGGACGGGCAGCGCCTCGGTGAGCACGGTGCGGTCGCCGTCGTCGAAGGTCACCAGCACGCTGCGGGCGGGCAGCGGGCGGCGGTGCTCGGCGGCCCGGGCGACCTCCTCCAGCCCGACCGGGCGGGCGGTGCGGGCCAGGCGCTCCATCTGGGCCCGGAAGGCCGCCGGGTCGTCGATGCCGTGGTAGCCGAGGACGGCGAGGCGGCGGGCGGCGCGGGCCCGGAACACCGGCTGGAGCGGGGAGCGCCGCAGTAGGGCGTCGAGGTTCCGCCGCCGCGCGGTGGCACGGTCCGTGGTCGGCATGGCCGCTCCCCCTCCGGTGGCGCACGCGGGCACCGCGGGCGGTCGGCCCGGGGTGCCCGCTGGAGTTCCAGGTCATCAGAGTCCCATGAACGGGTAATGACTGTCCCAAATTCTCCGAAGCCCGCCGCCCGGCGGGCGCCACCTGTCCGGATCACACCGCTTAGCGGCCGATATCACGCATTGGCATAGTTCGGGGGGACCGCTGCCCGCCCGCCCATGGGAGTGCCCGCACGATGACCATGCCCGGCTTCGGCTCCTTCGGCTCCGACGACGCCTTCTCGGAGCTGCTCAACCGCTTCTTCGGCCTCAACCCGGCCGCCTCCCCGCCCGCCGTCCAGCGCGTCCCGATCGGACGGCTGCTCACCGAGTCCGCCCGCGACCTGATCGCCCGCGCCGAGCTGCGCGCCCAGGAGGACGGCAGCACCGACCTGGACACCCCGCACCTGCTGTGGGCCGCCACCCAGGTCGACCCGTCCCGCGGCCTGCTCGCCCAGGCCGGCGCCGACCCGGACAAGCTGGCCGCCGCGATCGAGCGCAGCCTGCCGGCCGGCGCGGCCGACCCGTCCGTCGACCCCGGCCTCACCCCGGCCGCCAAGCGCGTGCTGATCGGCGCGCACGCCCGCTCGCAGGCCGCCGGCGTCTCCTACATCGGCCCCGAGCACGTCCTGGCCGCCCTGCTGGACGACCCCGACTCGGCGGCCGGCCGCCTGCTCGGCGCGCAGGGCGCCGACGCCTCCCGCCTCCAGCGCGGCGCCGAGGCCGCCGCCCGGGGCGAGCGCGGCCCGGCCAAGGCCGAGAGCCGGACCCCGACCCTGGACGAGTACGGCCGCGACCTCACCGAGGACGCCAAGCTCGGCAGGCTGGACCCGGTGGTCGGCCGGGCCGAGGAGATCGAGCAGACCGTCGAGATCCTCTCCCGCCGCTCCAAGAACAACCCGGTGCTGATCGGCGAGCCCGGCGTCGGCAAGACCGCCATCGTCGAGGGCCTGGCCCAGCGGATCGTCTCCGGCGACGTCCCCGCCACCCTGAAGGACCGGCAGGTGGTCTCGCTCGACCTGTCCGGGCTGGTCGCGGGCTCCAAGTACCGCGGCGAGTTCGAGGAGCGGCTGAAGAACGTCATCGACGAGGTCCGCGAGGCCGCCGACTCCACCGTCCTGTTCATCGACGAACTGCACACCGTGGTCGGCGCGGGCGCCGGCGGCGAGGGCGCGATGGACGCCGGCAACATGCTCAAGCCCGCGCTGGCCCGCGGCGAGCTGCACGTCATCGGCGCCACCACCATCGACGAGTACCGCAAGCACATCGAGAAGGACCCGGCGCTGGAGCGCCGCTTCCAGCCGGTGCTGATCCCCGAGCCCTCGGTCGAGGAGACCGTGCAGATCCTGGAGGGCCTGCGCGACTCCTACGAGGCCCACCACCAGGTCCGCTTCACCGACGAGGCGCTGCGCGCCGCCGCCGACCTCTCCGACCGGTACGTCTCCGACCGCTTCCTGCCGGACAAGGCCATCGACCTGATCGACCAGGCCGGCGCCCGGGTCCGGCTGCGCGGCCTGGGCCGCTCCACCGAGGTGATCGGCCGCGAGGACGAACTCGCCAAGCTGCGCCGCGAGAAGGACGAGGCGGTGGCCGCCGAGGACTTCTCCCGCGCCTCCGAGCTGAAGACCCGGATCGCCGACCTGGAGGCGCAGACCGCCGAGATCGAGGAGCGCCGCGAGGGCGTGGTCTCGGTGACCGTCGACGACGTCGCCGACGTGCTCTCCCGGCAGACCGGCATCCCGGTCTCCCAGCTCACCGAGGACGAGAAGGCCCGGCTGCTCAAGCTGGAGGACGACCTGCACGACCGGGTGATCGGCCAGGACCGGGCGGTGGTCGCGGTCTCCGAGGCGGTCCGCCGCAGCCGGGCCGGCATGGCCGACCCGAACCGCCCGGTCGGCTCCTTCCTCTTCCTCGGCCCCACCGGCGTCGGCAAGACCGAACTCGCCAAGGCCCTGGCCGAGTTGATCTTCGGCGACGAGGACCGGCTGGTCCGCTTCGACATGAGCGAGTTCCAGGAGAAGCACACCGTCTCCCGCCTGGTCGGCGCCCCGCCCGGGTACGTCGGCTACGACGAGGCCGGGCAGCTCACCGAGGCGGTCCGCCGCCGCCCGTACAGCGTGCTGCTGTTCGACGAGGTCGAGAAGGCCCACCCGGACGTCTTCAACGCGCTGCTGCAGGTCCTCGACGACGGGCGGCTGACCGACGCGCAGGGCCGCACCGTCGACTTCCGCAACACCGTGGTGATCATGACCTCCAACATCGGCTCGCAGCTGATCCTGGCCCACAAGGGCGAGACCGAGGAGATCCGCGACCGGCTGATGGAGGAGCTGCGCGGGCGCTTCCTGCCCGAGTTCCTCAACCGGATCGACGACATCATCGTCTTCGACGCGCTGGACGCCGAGGACCTGCTGCGGATCGTCGACCTGATGCTGGCCAACTCCGAACGCCGGGTGAAGGCCCAGGGGATGGAGCTGGAGGTCACCGCCGCCGCCAAGGACTGGCTGGTCGACAAGGGCCACCAGCCCGAGTTCGGCGCCCGCCCGCTGCGCCGCACCATCCAGACCCAGCTCGACAACCGCCTCGCCACCATGCTGCTCGGCGGCGACCTCCGCCCGGGCGACACCATCGTCGCGGACGCGAAGGACGGCGAGCTGATCTGCTCGATCGGCCGCCCCGACCCCTCCTGAGCCCCCCGCCGGAGCCCCGTCCGCAGGCACCCCGCCGACGGGGCTCCGGCGCGTCCGCCGACAGTGCCTCCTGGCAGACTCCCGCCCATGAACATCACTGCCGCGCCCACGAGTTGGGACGCATGCGTCGCACTCTTCGACTCCCGCGCCCTGCCCGTCTCCAGCTACGAGAACCTCTACGACGAGTCGTACGACGTCCACTCCGGCGCGCTGACCCTCCCCGGCCCGCTCGACCTGGACGCACTGGACCTGGACGGCACCGGGCTGGTCGTCGACGGCGACCTGACGGTGACGGGCGCGGTCCTCAACGCGGACGACGGCTGCCCGGCCCTGGTCGTCCTCGGCGACCTGACGGCGGACGCCGTCCACCTGGAGGGCGACGCCAAGCTCCTGGTGCGCGGGAACGTCCGGGTCGGCGCGTTCGTCGGCCACATGACCGACAAGCTGGTGATGATCGGCGGCGACCTGGCCGCCGGGGTGACGGTCCTCTCCGCCGGCTTCTTCCCCGACCTGGTCGGCGGCGCCCTGACCGGCCCCGTCCTGGCACCGCCGTACGCGCTGGCCGAGCTCGACCACGAGGTGAGCGCCCCGCCCGCCGCCGAGGTCCTCGTCCCCGAGGTCCTGCTCGCCGACGGCGAGCAGGAGGAGGAGAGCTGCTTCGACGCCCCGGGCATCCACGGCGACCGCCTGTACGACCACCTGGCGGCGGGGCGCCCCGTGCTGCGCTAGTGCTCCGGCCGACGACGTCCACCGGGTCGCCGGGCCTGCCGGCCGGTCCGGGTCGCTGCGACAGTCCACCGTCGCCGACCCGCACCACCGGGATCGTCAGCAGGACGGGCTACCCGGTGAGCCGGACAGCCAGCAGCCCGAGGACGTGGAGGAACGCGACGAACCCGCCCGCGCAGACGACCGGCATCGAGACCGCGGCGACCAGGGGCGCGCCCATCACTGCCAGTTGCCTACGCTGGCCGTCCGGACTCGACATCGTCCCTCCCGGGATCGACCGGCGGGGACCGGAGCGTCGCCCCGCCAGAC
Above is a genomic segment from Kitasatospora cineracea containing:
- a CDS encoding FAD-dependent oxidoreductase produces the protein MTAAYPHLLAPLDLGFTTLPNRVVMGSMHVGLEEAEHGFERMAAFYAERARGGVGLIVTGGIAPNEAGRPWGGGAKLTTEDEAAEHRAVTDAVHAAGGKIALQILHFGRYAYHEDLVAPSALQAPISPYVPHELTAEQIERTIEDFARCAELARSAGYDGVEVMGSEGYLINEFTAAQTNHRTDEWGGSYENRMRFPVEIVRRVRERVGPDFILIYRLSMLDLVPGGSTFDEVVRLAREVEAAGATIINTGIGWHEARIPTIATSVPRGAFAWVTRKLMGKVGVPLVTTNRINTPDLAEELLATGHADLVSLARPMLADPAFVNKAAAGTPEAINTCIGCNQACLDHTFNAKITSCLVNPRACHETELVLAPTRRAKRIAVVGAGPAGLAFAVSAADRGHHVTLFDAATEVGGQLNVARQVPGKQEFDETLRYYRHELARTGVELRLGAVVGADELTGWDEVVLATGVTPRTPQIDGVDHPSVLGYLDVLRDGAKVGGKVAVIGAGGIGFDVAEYLTDPGADGPDFLAQWGVDREHTSPGGLAAPERPAGPRQVFLLQRKAGKVGAGLGKTTGWIHRTELRHRGVLMVPGVEYRRIDDAGLHVTVDGQEQVLPVDTVVLCAGQEPRRDLLDALRERGVEPHLIGGADVAAELDAKRAIDQGTRLAAAL
- a CDS encoding polysaccharide deacetylase family protein produces the protein MPTTDRATARRRNLDALLRRSPLQPVFRARAARRLAVLGYHGIDDPAAFRAQMERLARTARPVGLEEVARAAEHRRPLPARSVLVTFDDGDRTVLTEALPVLARLGIPAAVYVITDLIDSDHPYWWTEAAHLVAHGARAEPLRGLGPTAAVRRLKSLTDPERRRALAELRATAARPAPRQRQLSGTELRTLADAGLAIGSHTASHPCLDRCTDADLDAQLVGAHDSLTGLTGRPPTSFAYPNGNYDPRADRVLRTLGYRTGFLFDHRHADLAPAHRLRISRLRVNSHTGRDRFDTILSGLHPAVHRLRGGS
- a CDS encoding GNAT family N-acetyltransferase, with amino-acid sequence MPEIHRTPELDGELVHDWRELVAQDPDGSWFAGPDWVLAWWRTLGVGQAGEIAVWRGPDGRAEAVLPLGAARLRVHRRVPVELPVLTLLGSGPGAADHCGPAVRPHRRAEVAAWLAGRARRETLWLPNLDAAHADLPPVGARPVARSACPRADLADGPDRLGSRDFRAANRRARRRLAAAGVDFHWLPPGSTEPALAAGLLDELLRLHRLRRAAAAGGASSFGADRLPLHRLLVQGAAPGRGPAFQLARCRGEVVGVLYGFRWADRFAYYQTGWDPRFAADSLGTALVDAALRDCAAEGVRTFDFLRGAEPYKYRFGAVDRTDTGWLRPRGPGGALLALKHRLAGGAPPAQREPQFS
- a CDS encoding RNA-binding S4 domain-containing protein, yielding MSTDEASVRIDSWIWAIRLIKTRSAAGAACRAGHVKVNGATAKPAQHVKPGDDVRVRVEGRERIVQVVRPIAKRVGAPVAETCYVDHSPPPPPRTERPAAVAQRDRGAGRPTKRERRDLDKLKDGYRPYF
- a CDS encoding NADPH:quinone reductase; the protein is MKAIVYRDTGAPDVLRLVDRDRPEPGPGEVRVRVAVSGVNPTDWQARSGIGHPKRFAEVTPHLDGAGTVDAVGEGVDRGRVGQRVWLFMAAAGRPTGTAAEFTVVPAEQAVPLPDGAGFDLGAALGVPALTAHRALTVAEDGPDRLRPGALEGKVVLAAGGAGAVGHAVIQLARWAGATVVGTVSSPAKAGLATAAGAHHVVDYRRGDPAAEIRRIAPQGVDLVAEVALGANLALDLAVLRTRGTISTYANDGGRPVELDVPRTMVLNARLQFLVLYTAGPRARAAAVEDVAAAVRDGALPVGEEHGLPLVRFPLDRTADAHRAVEGRAVGKVLVDVAP
- a CDS encoding TetR/AcrR family transcriptional regulator, encoding MPRLTDARKELRRTQIAEAAVRCFSRNGLERTSIADITAESGLSVGSIYAHYRNKAELVRAAAREMLSRRAGTIGEYAAADVPPGPDELLSRLTAAIDPAEARVGVQTWSEATTDPAVRDIIVDATDRMRTMLHDCVTAWLVKVEHHEPDRARELAAPIAHRVMALYQAELLYTALRTTDEETAS
- a CDS encoding YchJ family protein, with product MARRRTPAPAAPADCPCGLPARYADCCGRLHRGEAAAGSAEQLMRSRFSAFAVRDEPYLLRSWHPDTRPAEVDFDPALRWERLEILGAGEGGPFHTEGTVEFRAHYREGGRAGSLHEHSRFVRHQGEWVYLDGDVKS
- a CDS encoding aldo/keto reductase, translated to MTIGTARFATRTVSRIGYGALQLERLHGRRDEAVALLRRAVELGVDHVDTAEFYGFGFANEVIREALRPEDGVLVVTKVGADPDPGGRLPLRLAQRPEQLRASVEDNLRSLGTDRLEVVNLRRLDTGPGLRPDGDQVVDLDDQLAVMTALRDEGKIGAIGLSSVTLDGLRRALPAGVVCVQNAYSLVSRQDEDLLRLCTAENIAWVPFFPLGGSFPGLPKATDEPAVHAVAESLGVTPSQVGLAWLLHRAPNVLLIPGTADAAHLEANLAVGAITLDAAALAALDGIASRSTDVPIG